A genomic window from Plasmodium chabaudi chabaudi strain AS genome assembly, chromosome: 8 includes:
- a CDS encoding rhoptry-associated membrane antigen, putative, whose amino-acid sequence MNTLLLSLLVFQNIAAYFDNVKNAGIIESNGGNTNYTNENIISSINTNRLSRQLNDDVEINKYNLITDKYYYDSNAQKDYYDAKDFAGDLGFFQANNAKGKDNKNKQDLLKAKNEKDKANKNKQSFLETDEYDEEADNEKDEDENGESFLETDEYDEDEHDESFLETDEYDEDENGESFLETDEHDEEADNEKDEDEHDESFLETDEHDEEADNENEESFLEADEYDEDENGESFLETDEYDEEADNEQSFLEADNEKDDDNEYDESFLETDEYDEEADNEKDEDEHDESFLETDEYDEEADNEQSFLEADNEKDEDMDDDNHANNINSSITGQSFIETNNIYSDDLFDIEETIKDAVKKVGKNKNTDEGSINDNAKNMIKKLNKTGNTESKNNKQSLRTQNKNATKSHFEDIKAKNAMDQMNLEDYEIPNEGLSFDMMPDAFDALALKQHKNEKLDNESTKYKLKNNGPAKNPKHIPYKRGENQIFPHMHAEAYKKNKKLDEILKEYEQELSGDDMMELENHNEEDTPVIAETDDIDNDDDTNEPNSSSISFLSSLTLIILALLYIMN is encoded by the exons ATGAATACCCTATTGTTATCTTTACTcgtttttcaaaatattgcggcatattttgataatgtTAAAAATGCCGGCATCATAGAAAGCAATGGAG gaaACACTAACTATACCAATGAAAACATCATTAGCAGCATTAACACAAATag ATTAAGCAGACAGTTAAATGACGATGtagaaattaataaatataatttgattacagataaatattattatgattcTAATGCCCAAAAGGATTATTATGATGCAAAAGATTTCGCCGGAGACCTAGGCTTTTTTCAAGCTAACAATGCAAAAGGcaaagataataaaaataaacaagaCCTTTTAAAAgctaaaaatgaaaaagacaaagctaacaaaaataaacaaagcTTTTTAGAAACTGATGAATATGATGAAGAAGCTGACAATGAAAAAGACGAAGATGAAAATGGCGAAAGCTTCTTAGAAACTGATGAATATGACGAAGATGAACATGACGAAAGCTTCTTAGAAACTGATGAATATGATGAAGATGAAAATGGCGAAAGCTTTTTAGAAACTGACGAACATGATGAAGAAGCCGACAATGAAAAAGACGAAGATGAACATGACGAAAGCTTTTTAGAAACTGACGAACATGATGAAGAAGCTGATAATGAAAACGAAGAAAGCTTTTTAGAAGCTGACGAATATGATGAAGATGAAAATGGCGAAAGCTTTTTGGAAACTGACGAATATGATGAAGAAGCTGATAATGAACAAAGCTTTTTAGAAGCTGACAATGAAAAGGATGATGATAACGAATATGACGAAAGTTTCTTAGAAACTGATGAATATGATGAAGAAGctgataatgaaaaagacGAAGATGAACATGACGAAAGCTTCTTAGAAACTGACGAATATGATGAAGAAGCTGATAATGAACAAAGCTTTTTAGAAGCTGATAATGAAAAGGATGAAGACATGGATGATGACAACCatgcaaataatattaattcatCAATAACTGGTCAATCTTTTATTGAAACAAACAACATATATTCCGAcgatttatttgatattgAAGAAACTATAAAAGATGCTGTTAAAAAAGTAGGCAAAAATAAGAATACAGACGAAGGTTCGATAAATGATAATgctaaaaatatgattaaaaaattaaataaaactgGAAACACCGAATCTAAGAATAACAAACAATCACTAAGAactcaaaataaaaacgcAACCAAATCACACTTTGAGGACATAAAAGCTAAAAATGCCATGGATCAAATGAATTTAGAAGACTATGAAATCCCAAATGAAGGATTATCATTCGATATGATGCCTGATGCTTTTGATGCTCTTGCACTAAAACAAcataaaaacgaaaaattAGACAATGAATCTACcaaatacaaattaaaaaataacggCCCCGCCAAAAATCCAAAACATATTCCTTATAAAAGAGGAGAAAACCAAATATTCCCTCATATGCACGCAGAagcttataaaaaaaataaaaaattagacGAAATATTGAAAGAATATG AACAAGAACTTTCAGGTGATGATATGATGGAATTAGAAAACCACAATG AAGAAGATACCCCCGTAATTGCTGAAACAGATGATATTGATAATGACGATG ATACAAATGAGCCTAATTCTAGTTCCATAAGTTTCTTAAGCTCTCTCAcacttattattttagcacttttatatataatgaattaa
- a CDS encoding AAA family ATPase, putative, translated as MNFPNISKKMVSGPLPGDKYNVSDNKGETNHITGNFDPTALERGAKALKELDQSSNSKKAFEVIKLQELTKQKEYEKQMEEIALQKAQYLSNKARIENEERRKTINYQQEQERITAEYKTRLEAEAYQKKLLDQQKQNEDWLKTQHEQYLRQENIRKRNELELLNLKMKQIKEEKLLERENMKAKIHEENKGLIERERKNLDIHLKTLKMKADEERKTKLESINKYFEQFNNSMFLFLSDKEKLYRFASFITLTAVGIYTTKHTTRFIRSYAETKLGKPKLIRETSLWHINKFFDIFNIKKNIHRINKIFQRANPTSKKGSGNIFDQIVLNEQLQEKLTWSINSMQNSKKYDLYLKNILLHGPPGTGKTLFAKTLSYYSNFDYIIINGGDVSALGVHASVELNKIFEFVKKRKNKKCIIFIDEAEAFLRKGRNESSNHFSESLRNALASFLYHTGTESKNFSIILATNCKDVLDAAVIDRIDEQYNFDIPQVNEIKKMVSVYFNKYVFPLKKYKIIIDKDIDDQYLNDLSSKLVGLSGRQISKLCFNIQSCVFGSNSKVVTKELIDLIVQWNLSNSFDSVDQRKKQQMHSKQNDNNFMFNSVHNTNENGDDNNKGADKRDNTKNNKTTETKGNSHSAAYSKEKKMAMNS; from the coding sequence atgaatttccCAAATATTTCTAAGAAGATGGTCTCAGGACCATTGCCGggtgataaatataatgtatCAGATAATAAGGGAGAGACAAATCATATCACGGGCAATTTTGACCCAACTGCTTTAGAAAGAGGAGCAAAGGCATTAAAAGAACTGGATCAATCATCGAATTCTAAAAAAGCATTTgaagtaataaaattacaaGAGTTAACAAAACAGAAAGAATATGAAAAGCAAATGGAAGAAATAGCCTTACAAAAGGCTCAATATTTAAGCAACAAAGCGAGaatagaaaatgaagaaaggAGGAAAACGATAAATTATCAGCAAGAGCAAGAAAGAATAACAGCTGAATATAAAACACGATTAGAAGCTGAAgcatatcaaaaaaaattattagatcaacaaaaacaaaatgaagatTGGTTAAAAACACAGCATGAACAATATTTAAGACAAGAAAATATTcgaaaaagaaatgaactcgaattattaaatttaaaaatgaaacaaataaaagaagaaaaattgTTAGAACGAGAAAATATGAAAGCAAAAATtcatgaagaaaataaaggaTTAATAGAaagagaaagaaaaaatttagatatacatttaaaaacattaaaaatgaaagcagatgaagaaagaaaaacaaaattagaaagcataaataaatattttgaacaatttaataattcaatgtttttatttttaagtgATAAAGAAAAGCTTTATCGATTTGCATCATTTATTACTTTAACAGCTGTAGGAATATATACTACTAAGCATACAACTAGATTTATTAGATCATACGCTGAAACTAAATTAGGGAAGCCCAAATTAATTAGAGAAACATCTTTGtggcatataaataaattttttgatatattcaatataaaaaaaaatatacatcgtattaataaaatatttcaaagaGCCAATCCTACTTCGAAAAAGGGAAgtggaaatatatttgatcaAATTGTTCTTAATGAACAATTACAAGAAAAATTAACTTGGTCTATTAATAGTATgcaaaattcaaaaaaatatgatctttatttgaaaaacaTACTATTACATGGTCCTCCAGGAACTGGTAAAACCCTTTTTGCAAAAActttatcatattataGTAATTTTgactatataataataaatgggGGTGATGTTAGTGCATTAGGAGTTCATGCATCTGtggaattaaataaaatttttgaatttgtaaaaaaaaggaaaaataaaaaatgtataatttttattgacGAAGCAGAAGCATTTTTAAGAAAAGGAAGAAATGAATCATCAAATCATTTTTCAGAAAGTTTAAGAAATGCATTAgcatcttttttatatcatacaGGAACAGAATCAAAAAATTTCTCCATAATTTTAGCTACTAACTGCAAGGATGTATTAGATGCAGCAGTAATTGATAGAATTGATGaacaatataattttgatatacCCCAAGttaatgaaattaaaaaaatggtttcagtatattttaataaatatgtttttcccctaaaaaaatataaaatcataATTGATAAAGACATTGATGATCAATATTTAAACGATCTATCTAGTAAACTTGTAGGTCTATCAGGACGACAAATATCAAAACTTTGTTTTAATATCCAAAGTTGTGTTTTTGGTAGCAATTCAAAAGTTGTCACAAAAGAGCTAATTGACTTAATTGTTCAATGGAATCTAAGTAATTCTTTTGATTCGGTTGATCAACGTAAAAAGCAACAAATGCAttcaaaacaaaatgataataattttatgtttaattCGGTTCATAATACTAATGAAAATggtgatgataataataaaggtGCTGATAAACGAGATAACACGAAAAATAACAAGACCACCGAAACAAAAGGTAATTCTCATAGTGCAGCCTATTCGaaggaaaagaaaatgGCTATGAACAGTTAG